A genomic region of Hypomesus transpacificus isolate Combined female chromosome 19, fHypTra1, whole genome shotgun sequence contains the following coding sequences:
- the fbxo22 gene encoding F-box only protein 22, whose product MDDGFFSGALHESKAEYVLSNVAEVVERILTFVPTKSLLRIESVCRLWRNCARRVLRTQQKLTWISASGPSNPEGHALCHSLADEVENVFLLPKTVLVMVDSETFNGQYCCFKQKKARKSHQSPETVEDLSRLFPTGCDVMGIATPGVVLTPSGSHSGPPQEHQEGEAGYAIMFPSMDGVNIRPFHFCKQTISQTALEEAGLVDNPDLRVVLLFGYEAYKSGAARFLNQVLEPLAKSKALIAGGHVENVFAPARGCCNQGSYGVVGLALSGPKIQGASVLLEQDVSSPKAAEATIQRLKAANLPERNTLGFMFACVGRGHNYYNNQRNVEADTFRKVFPNIPLFGFFGNGEIGCDRIVKEDYTLCDTDTDSLQHGYTTVMTLVHLG is encoded by the exons ATGGATGATGGATTTTTTTCAGGTGCTTTGCACGAAAGTAAGGCGGAATACGTACTGAGCAATGTTGCAGAAGTAGTTGAAAGAATATTGACATTCGTACCAACAAAGTCACTCCTTCGAATCGAAAG TGTCTGCAGACTGTGGAGGAATTGTGCCCGTAGAGTCCTAAGGACCCAACAGAAGCTAACGTGGATCTCAGCTTCAGGACCGTCAAACCCAGAAGGACACGCTCTGTGTCACAGTCTGGCTGATGAAGTGGAG AATGTATTCCTGCTACCTAAAACAGTTCTGGTCATGGTTGACAGTGAGACCTTCAATGGGCAATACTGCTGCTTTAAGCAAAAGAAAG CACGGAAAAGCCATCAAAGTCCAGAGACAGTGGAGGATCTGAGTCGGCTGTTCCCCACTGGGTGTGACGTCATGGGCATCGCAACCCCTGGGGTTGTTT TAACTCCCAGTGGCTCCCACTCCGGTCCTCCTCAGGAGCACCAGGAAGGGGAGGCAGGCTATGCCATCATGTTCCCCAGCATGGATGGAGTCAACATACGACCCTTCCACTTCTGCAAACAGACCATCTCCCAGACAGCCCTGGAAGAAGCAG GGTTGGTGGACAACCCTGACCTGCGAGTGGTCCTGCTGTTTGGCTACGAGGCCTACAAGTCTGGTGCTGCTCGCTTCCTCAACCAGGTGTTGGAGCCTCTGGCCAAGAGCAAGGCTCTCATAGCTGGAGGACACGTGGAGAATGTCTTTGCCCCGGCAAGAGGATG CTGTAACCAGGGCTCATACGGTGTAGTGGGGCTGGCCCTGAGCGGGCCCAAGATCCAGGGTGCCTCGGTCCTCCTGGAGCAGGACGTGAGCAGCCCCAAGGCAGCCGAGGCCACCATCCAGAGGCTGAAGGCAGCCAACCTCCCAGAGAGGAACACCCTGGGCTTCATGTTCGCCTGCGTGGGCCGCGGCCACAACTACTACAACAACCAGCGCAATGTGGAGGCCGACACCTTCCGTAAGGTATTCCCTAACATCCCCCTCTTTGGCTTTTTCGGGAACGGAGAGATTGGCTGTGACCGCATTGTCAAAGAGGACTACACGCTGTGTGATACCGACACTGACAGTCTGCAGCACGGATACACCACCGTAATGACTTTGGTTCACCTAGGCTGA
- the LOC124481929 gene encoding tropomyosin alpha-1 chain isoform X2 — translation MDAIKKKMQMLKLDKENALDRAEQAEGDKKAAEDRSKQLEDDLVALQKKLKGTEDELDKYSEALKDAQEKLELAEKKAADAESDVASLNRRIQLVEEELDRAQERLATALTKLEEAEKAADESERGMKVIENRAMKDEEKMELQEIQLKEAKHIAEEADRKYEEVARKLVIIESDLERTEERAELSEGKCSELEEELKTVTNNLKSLEAQAEKYSQKEDKYEEEIKVLTDKLKEAETRAEFAERSVAKLEKTIDDLEDHLYKQLEKNRLLSNELRIAMDNDA, via the exons ATGGATGCCATCAAGAAGAAGATGCAGATGCTCAAGCTCGACAAGGAGAATGCCTTGGACAGAGCTGAGCAGGCTGAGGGGGACAAGAAGGCAGCGGAGGACAGGAGCAAACAG CTCGAGGATGACTTGGTAGCATTGCAGAAGAAGCTGAAGGGAACTGAGGATGAGTTGGACAAGTACTCCGAGGCCCTTAAGGATGCCCAGGAGAAACTGGAGCTCGCTGAGAAGAAAGCCGCGGAT GCTGAGAGCGATGTAGCTTCCCTGAACAGACGTATCCAGCTGGTTGAGGAGGAGTTGGATCGTGCACAGGAGCGTCTGGCCACAGCTCTGACAAAGCTGGAGGAGGCCGAGAAGGCGGCTGATGAGAGCGAGAG AGGCATGAAGGTTATTGAGAACAGGGCGATGAAAGACGAGGAGAAGATGGAGCTGCAGGAGATCCAGCTGAAGGAAGCCAAACATATTGCTGAGGAGGCCGATCGCAAATACGAGGAG GTGGCTCGTAAGCTGGTGATCATTGAGAGTGACCTGGAACGTACAGAAGAGCGTGCTGAGCTGTCTGAGGG CAAATGCTCTGAGCTTGAGGAAGAGTTGAAAACGGTGACCAACAACCTGAAGTCTCTGGAGGCTCAGGCAGAGAAG TACTCACAGAAGGAAGACAAGTATGAGGAGGAGATCAAGGTCCTGACAGACAAGCTGAAGGAG GCTGAGACCCGTGCTGAGTTCGCTGAGAGATCCGTCGCCAAGCTTGAGAAGACCATTGATGATCTGGAGG ACCATCTGTACAAGCAGCTTGAGAAAAATCGTCTTCTTTCTAATGAATTAAGAATAGCCATGGACAATGATGCTTGA
- the LOC124481929 gene encoding tropomyosin alpha-1 chain isoform X1, with the protein MDAIKKKMQMLKLDKENALDRAEQAEGDKKAAEDRSKQLEDDLVALQKKLKGTEDELDKYSEALKDAQEKLELAEKKAADAESDVASLNRRIQLVEEELDRAQERLATALTKLEEAEKAADESERGMKVIENRAMKDEEKMELQEIQLKEAKHIAEEADRKYEEVARKLVIIESDLERTEERAELSEGKCSELEEELKTVTNNLKSLEAQAEKYSQKEDKYEEEIKVLTDKLKEAETRAEFAERSVAKLEKTIDDLEDELYAQKLKYKAISEELDHALNDMTSI; encoded by the exons ATGGATGCCATCAAGAAGAAGATGCAGATGCTCAAGCTCGACAAGGAGAATGCCTTGGACAGAGCTGAGCAGGCTGAGGGGGACAAGAAGGCAGCGGAGGACAGGAGCAAACAG CTCGAGGATGACTTGGTAGCATTGCAGAAGAAGCTGAAGGGAACTGAGGATGAGTTGGACAAGTACTCCGAGGCCCTTAAGGATGCCCAGGAGAAACTGGAGCTCGCTGAGAAGAAAGCCGCGGAT GCTGAGAGCGATGTAGCTTCCCTGAACAGACGTATCCAGCTGGTTGAGGAGGAGTTGGATCGTGCACAGGAGCGTCTGGCCACAGCTCTGACAAAGCTGGAGGAGGCCGAGAAGGCGGCTGATGAGAGCGAGAG AGGCATGAAGGTTATTGAGAACAGGGCGATGAAAGACGAGGAGAAGATGGAGCTGCAGGAGATCCAGCTGAAGGAAGCCAAACATATTGCTGAGGAGGCCGATCGCAAATACGAGGAG GTGGCTCGTAAGCTGGTGATCATTGAGAGTGACCTGGAACGTACAGAAGAGCGTGCTGAGCTGTCTGAGGG CAAATGCTCTGAGCTTGAGGAAGAGTTGAAAACGGTGACCAACAACCTGAAGTCTCTGGAGGCTCAGGCAGAGAAG TACTCACAGAAGGAAGACAAGTATGAGGAGGAGATCAAGGTCCTGACAGACAAGCTGAAGGAG GCTGAGACCCGTGCTGAGTTCGCTGAGAGATCCGTCGCCAAGCTTGAGAAGACCATTGATGATCTGGAGG ATGAGCTGTATGCCCAGAAACTCAAGTACAAGGCCATCAGCGAGGAGCTGGATCACGCCCTCAACGACATGACCTCCAT TTAA